Proteins co-encoded in one Oreochromis aureus strain Israel breed Guangdong linkage group 3, ZZ_aureus, whole genome shotgun sequence genomic window:
- the LOC120433186 gene encoding M protein, serotype 2.1-like, with protein sequence MRIEDKNKELNDKLAEVQHQLREQQQTKKDAEITVETLKKELETNSTKVKDLEDEVLELRAEKVKRWADEKDLQTTQRKLEAKNKELNDEVSKLQHLLYKEKRMRRDTEMEVQSLKTKLETNDKELKEKEAELLELRAQKNRRERDEKKLQTINWKLEAEKKELNEEVAKLQQRLGKEKQRRQDAEMALKS encoded by the exons ATGAGAATTGAGGACAAGAATAAAGAg CTAAATGATAAACTAGCTGAAGTTCAACATCAGCTCAGGGAACAGCAGCAGACGAAGAAGGATGCTGAGATAACTGTAGAGACACTGAAGAAAGAGCTGGAAAccaacagtacaaag GTCAAAGATCTAGAGGATGAAGTTCTTGAGCTCCGTGCTGAGAAAGTTAAGAGGTGGGCAGATGAGAAGGATCTACAGACCACACAGAGGAAGCTTGAAGCAAAGAATAAAGAG CTGAATGATGAAGTATCAAAACTGCAGCATCTGCTTTATAAAGAGAAGCGGATGAGGAGGGATACTGAGATGGAAGTGCAATCCCTGAAAACAAAGCTGGAGACCAACGATAAAGAG ttaaaagaaaaagaggctGAACTCTTGGAGCTCCGTGCTCAGAAAAATAGAAGAGAACGAGATGAGAAGAAGCTGCAGACCATAAATTGGAAGCTTGAAGCCGAAAAGAAAGAG TTGAATGAGGAAGTAGCTAAATTACAGCAGAGGCTTGGGAAAGAGAAGCAGAGGAGGCAGGATGCTGAGATGGCCCTGAAATCCTGA